The Clostridium botulinum BKT015925 genome includes the window TATCCCATAGCTGGTCTGGATTCATTTCTCCAAGTCCTTTATATCTTTGTATTAATGCTCCCTTTCCAATTTCTTTTTTTGCTAATTCTAATTCATCATCACTATATGCGTATCTTCTTACTTCTCCATTTTTGGCGTTTTTATATACTTTATATAATGGAGGAAGTGCTATATATAAATGTCCATTAGTAATCAAAGATTTCATGTATCTATAAATATAAGTTATCCATAATGTTCTTATATGATATCCATCAACATCTGCATCACTTAAAATAATTATTTTGTTATATTTTAAATCTTCTTCATTGTAATTTTCTAAAACACCTGTTCCTATTGCAGTATTAAATAATTTAAGTTCTTCACTTGCTAAAACATTCTCAAGTCTTTGCTTTTCTGTATTCATTATCTTTCCTTTAGATGGCATTATAGTTTGAAATCTTCTATCCCTTGCTTGTTTTGCACTTCCACCGGCTGAGTCTCCCTCAACTACAATAAATTCACATATATCAGATTTTTTCAATGTACATATAGATACTTTTCCTGCAAGTGGAGCCGCACCTTTTCCAATTTTCTTTTTTTCAGCATCATTTATTTTTTTTATTTTATCTCTTCTAGCTGCTGCTGATACTGCATTATTAATTATTTGAGTAGCTATCTCTTTATTATCTTCAATCCATTCTCCTATTTTAGTATAGGCAAGCTCATTCATAACAGTATATGCTTCATTATTACCTAACTTTGTTTTTGTTTGACCTTCAAATATAGGATTACTTATCTTAACTCTCAATATTGCTGTCATTCCCTCTCTTAGGTCATCACCCTCAAAGCCTCTATCTTTTTCTTTTACAATATTCAACTTTCTAGCCCATTCTTTAAACGCTCTAGTCATACCAGTCTTAAATCCTGTTTCATGAGTACCTGACTCAGTAGTAGGTATATTATTTACATAACTCGCTATATTTTCTGTACTTGAATCAGTAAATTGTATACATACTTCGCTATAAACTTTTATTGAATTTACTTCTTTTTCTCCCTCAAATATTAATGGTTCTTTATGAATAGGTGTTTTACTTTCATTTAAATATTCTATAAAATCTAGAAGACCTCTTTCTGAACGGTATTCTTTTTCTACGGTCTCTTCTTTTCTTTCATCTTTAATTACTAATGTTATACCTTTATTTTGAAATGCTAACTCTTGTAATCTTTCGTCTATTACCTCAAATTTAAAATCAGTAGTACTAAAAACCTCTTTGTCTGGTTTAAATGTAATTCTAGTTCCAGTATCATTTGTATCTCCGATTATTTCAAGAGGAGTAATAGGTGTACCCGGCATTTTCTTATTAAGTGATTTATCTTCTGCATATTCAAATCTCTGCTTATATATATGACCTTTTTGGTATACTTCTACTTCAACCCACTCTGATAATGCATTTACAACGGCAGCTCCAACCCCATGTAATCCTCCAGAGGTTTTATAATTTTTATTATTAAATTTACCACCAGTATGTAATTCCGTAAATACCATTTCAACACCTGATTTTTTCTTTATAGGGTGTATTCCAGTTGGTATTCCTCTACCATTATCTATTATTGTTACACTTTTATCTTCATTTAATATTAAAGTAACTTTATCTCCATATCCATTAGCTATTTCATCAATGGAGTTATCTAATATTTCCCATATACAATGATGTAATCCTTTTGTTCCAGTAGACCCAATATACATACCTGGTCTTACTCTTACTGGCTCTAATTTTTCTAAAGATGTCAGATCTGTAACATCATATGAATTTTTATTCCTATCTTTTACTAAACTCATAATAATCCTCCATTTTGAAATTTACGTTCTGTTAAGTTATATGAACATTGATTCCCCTCAACCTATTGAAATATAATAGATTCACCACAAAAACATTACCTCCCAGAAAGGAGAGAGGACTCAATGAACAAAGCTAATAAAAAAATTACCTGTCCTAGATGTTACAGTCATAAGCTATATAAGTTTGGAAAAGACAAAGAAGGAAATCAAAAATATCAATGCAAAGAGTGTAAAAGACAATTTGCACCATCGGCTACGCCGAAAGAGCGTCAGCTCAAGGATTATCCTCGTTGTCCTGTCTGTAACAAAGGAACCTTTATTCATCATAATTATTCAAATTATATTAACTATCGTTGTAACGATAAGAAATGTAATCATAGTTTTTTCGTGGCGAAGCCTACGGCTATAAGCCCATCAAGCAATACCTATCTACAAGGTAAACTTGATTTTAAAGGTATGCGCTTTCCGCTCCATATTATTTTAATGGCTTTAAACCTTTATTTTCTTAATGAAAGTTCTACAAGACATATATCTCAATATTTGTTTAGAACATTTAATGTAAAAGTATCTCATGTTACTATTGCAAGTTGGACTAAAAAGTTTGCTGCATATTTCAAATTGAAATCTGATAATTTATTTTATAATATTGACTTATCAGATTCTGATGAATGGCACGCAGATGAAACTGTTGTATTTATAAATGGCAAGAAACATTATCTATGGCTTGTTATAGACTCAGAAAGTCGATTAATTATCTCTTATCATCTATCCCCATATAGAGATGCTAAACAAGCTTTTAGCCTTTTTAACGATGCTAAGAAATTAGGATCTCCTAGAGCCATAGTTACTGATAGATTACCATCTTACAATATTCCAATAAAATCAGTATTCCAAGATACATTACACATAAAAGTACAATCTTTTAAAGATGATATTTCAAACAATATTATTGAATCTTTTAATAAAACATTTAAGTCTTGGTATAAAGGTTTAAAAGGCTTTAACTCTTTTGATAGCGCCAATAAGTTAATATCGGTATTTATATTTCACTATAATTTTATTCGTAATCATTCCTCACTACGTAGTTTAACACCAGCTGAAGTATCAGGAATCAATTATTCAGTTAAAGCTAAAAATAATTGGTTATTAACTGCCTAACGGCTAACGCTATCGCTTTTAATTAAGTCTATTTATTTTTAAAAATCTATACATAGATAGGCTTTTTTGTCATACCACAAAATATTAATTATATAATTTTTATTATTTAAAGTAAGTCGTATAGTAATTTTGTGATTTTTAAAGCTATATTTTCATAATTAATTAACAGAACCGAAATTTAACATTTAAAATAAAACTTTACTTTTCAAACACAAAACATATGTTCTTATATTTAATCATATTATATTTTACATACTTTCATATTTTATAACAAGTTTATTTTTAACAACTAATAAAAACTTATATATCAATTTACCTCAATAAATAAAGGTATACTAATATGTATACCTTTTAAAATAAAAGATAATTTAAATATTTAAATCATCTTTTGTAGGTTTCATTAATGCTGTAGCAATTCTAATAATACATACTAATGATTCTTCATCAATTTCTCTATTAAACTCTAAATTCTCAATTCCTTCTTTAGCTAAAGATAGTGCCTTTTCTTCTTTTTCAAAATTATCTTCATTCTTAAAGTTCTCTTCTACAAAACTAACACAATCATATACTACTCTCAATATTTTTTTTATATTTTCTGTAGTTACTTCTTCATTATCTAAAAATCTTAACAATGTGTATGTTATTCCATAATAGTCATCTTTTACATTTTCTTCATTATCCTTAATTAGATATATAAAATATGCTATTCCAACAATCAGCAATACAACTAATATATATTGAAAAACAATGATTCCCATTGTTTAATTCCCCCTTTATAGACCCTTTCCTAATATTCATATTATGATGGTTTCTATAAAAATGGGACATGTGTTAATCATTGAAATTTATCAATTTATTATATAGTTTTAAATGTTTTATAGGATTTAGTTCCTCATCATCTTTTATGTATGCTATAAAATCTGGATATAATTCTACAGCTTTATATAAATCTTTCATTGACTCTTCAAATTTATTTAGATGTATATAATAACATGCTCTATTATAATATAAAAATCCTTCATCCGGATTATGTATAATTCCATTTGTTATAATCTTTATTGCTTCCTCATATTTATGCTTATTTACATACACTACAGCTAGATTAAGATAACTATATGGATAATTATTGTTTTCTTTTATTGATAAATTATAACATTTTATAGCTTCTTCTATTTTTCCTATCTTATTCATAACAACAGCTTTATTAAACAGTGCTAAATAATTATATGGATCTATGCTTATACTTTTATCAAACATTTTAATTGCTAGTTCATTTTCATCTAGTTCCTCATATATAGAACCTAAATTTAAATTGGCCCAGAAATCTTTTTCATCCATATTTAATACTTCTTTATAACAATTTATAGCCTCTTCTTTTTTTCCTATAGCATCGTACGCTCCAGCCAAAAAGAAATGTGCCCTATTATATTTAGGATTTATTGTTATAGCTTTTTTATAATATTCTATAGCAATTTCATATTCTTCTTTATTATCATATATAATTGCTAATCCATAATACGCTCTCTCATCATTGGGATTTATATTTAGTATTTCTTCATACTTCTTTATAGCACTTATATATTCATCCATTTCATCATATATCAATGCCATATCTAAAAGTAACTCAATATCTTTTTTACCTTCATTCAAGTTATAAGCTTTATTATAAAATTTCAATGCTTCATCTATGAAACGTTTTTTATAAAAACTTTTCCCAATAACTTTATAATTATCTATCTTATATGTATTTTTACTCATATATTCATTCCTCACAAAATAAAGCTTTGAACTAAGGAATGCACAATAAAAATAATTGTGCATTCTTATAAATCTATAATATTTTAATTTATTCAGCTATCTCAAGAGCAATTTCCATCATTTTTGTAAATGTAGTTTCTCTCTCTTTTGCAGTAGTTTCTTCACCAGTTATAATACTATCACTAACGGTTAATATCGTAAGAGTATTCACTCCATATTTTGCTCCTAAAGTATATAGTCCACTAGCTTCCATTTCAATCCCTAGCACACCATATTTAGACCAAAGACTTATTGCATCTTTATCATCATTATAAAATAAATCGCTACTTAATATATTTCCTACTTTTACACTTAATCCTTTATTTAAAGCAATATCATATGCCTTTTTTAGTAAACTAAAACTAGCAATAGGTGCAAAATCCATGCCATTAAAACGTATTCTATTTGTACCTGAATTAGTACATGCTCCCATAGCTAATATAATATCTCTTACCTTAACATCTTTATTTATAGAACCACATGTTCCTACTCTAATTAAATTTTTTACTCCGTAACTTTCTATTAGTTCATTTGCATATATGGACATAGATGGTATTCCCATTCCAGATCCTTGAACTGACACTCTTTTCCCTCTATATGTACCTGTAAATCCATACATACCACGTACTTTATTATAGCAAATTACATCTTCTAAAAAATTTTCAGCTATAAATTTTGCTCTTAATGGATCTCCAGGCAATAAAACTGTTTCTGCTATTTCATTTTCCTTAGCTTCAATGTGTACACTCATATAAATACCCCCAACTACATATTGTAAAAATATTTTAACATTTTATACCTATATTTACAAGGATAGTATTTATTGTGAATTACTAAATTTATTTATAGACAAAATTTAAAAGAGAGGTATATACCTCTCTTTGTATAAATAAAAATTATTATTAAATTTAAATTCCAAAATACCGCTGCTCTGATTTTGACACCTATCTCTCCGATAGGTGGGTGTCCTCAAAGATGCTTCTATGATCATGCTATAAATATATTATAGACTTATAGGACAATTTCACATCATAATATTGAACTCCCGTTCAAGTTCTGTAGGTTCAAAATAAGAGCTCCACGAATACCCCAGAAATATTAACTTATTTTTAAAACTTTATCTACGATTATTATATCAAATAATCTATAAAATGCAACACATAAATCAAATAAAATTTTTCTTAATTTAATAATAATAAATAGGATTTTATTAATAAACAAATATATTAATTATACTTCAAATTTGGAAACAGATTCTAATAGCTTTCCAAAACTTTCTTTAGTTATATCTGCCATGTTGGTAACTTCTGTTAATATTCCAGTAGCTTCACCTATTCTTGATGATATATCAACAGTTCCATTTGCTCCTTCACTAGCAGCTACACTTATGTTATTTATTACTTCTACAATTTCTTTTACAGACATTAGAGCTTCTTGTGCTTTATCATTTAAATCCCTTGAAAAAGAATTGTAATAAGTAGCATCACCACTATATTTTTCACATATAGCTATCATCTCCTTGTATGCTTCTACAACTTCATTATCAATAAACTTTAGCACGACCTCAGAATTTTTAGTAAGATTCTCTACTGAATCTATAACATGTTTTGTAATTTCTTGAATTTCATTAACAGTTTCGTTTGATTCTTCTGCAAGTTTTCTTATTTCATCAGCCACTACTGCAAATCCTTTTCCGACTTCTCCAGCTCTTGCAGCTTCAATTGCAGCATTTAACGCAAGTAAGTTTGTTTGAGAAGTTATTTGAAGTATAGCATCAGATAAAACATTAATTTTTTCTATGGCTTTTGCTTCATGCATTGCTTTTCTTAATTTTGAATCTATATCTTTTCTTATATTTCTAGCATTAAGTTGTGATTTTATAGCCTCATTTTTCATATCTTCAGCTCTTTTTAAAACTACATCAGAACCTTTTACACTTTCATCTGCTTTTTCTGCAATTATACTTATATTTTCTTTTATTTCTTCAGATGTAGCATTCATTTCTTGTGTTGAAGCTGCTGTTTCTTCCATTCCACTTGATAGTTCTTCTGTAGTAGCTGACACTTGTCCTATACTAAATTGTAAATCATCTAATAGTTTTTTTACATCCTTAATACCTTTAACTGATTCTTGTGACTCAATTGATGTAATTTCAATAGACTCTTGAATAGCTTTTTTCATTCTATCTAAAGATTGTGCTACCATGGATACTTCATCTTTACCTTGAATATATTCTTCGGAAACATCCTCACTAAAATTTCCATCAGCAAGTAAATCTACATAACGAATTAGTCTTTTTAAATCGGTATTTATTAATTTTATAACTATAATGCTTAATATTATAGCAACAATTATAGATATAACTGTTATTATTCCTGTTCTATTTAATGTTGTTACATAATTTTTTTCACTTTTATTATAAAAGTCTTGTGATTTATTTATTACTAAAGTATCTAGTTCTTGAATGTTTTTTGTAAGTCCCCCTAATATGCTTGGTCCATATTTTTCACCATATTGTTCTCCCTCAACTTGTCCTTTTGTATCTATAATATTTATAACGTTTTCACTAAATTTTTCATATTTCGAAACAAAATCCCTTATATTATTAGCATATTGTTTTTCGTTTTCGTTTATATTGCAGTTGGAATATTGTTGTAACTTTTCTTTGATATCTTGGAACTTTTTATGCATTTCTTCTTTTTTAGCTTGCTTTTTCTCCGGTGTATATACATTCATAAGCATAATATAATCTTTAAGGTTTATTCTTACACCCTGTACTTTGAATTTTATATCACCTATGTATGAAACAGGTAACAGCCCTTCTTTATAAACTGTATTAACTGTCTTATATTCTTTCGTAAAACTATTAACTCCTTGACCTGTAACTAAAAACATAAAAAAGTTCAATACTATAACTATAAAAGTTACTTTTTGCCATATTTTCATTTTCTTTATAAAGTTCATAATTAAGCCTCCCATATATGTTTTGTTATTTTTTTGAAAACAATATACTCTCAATTATTATATCTCATATTTTTCCTATTTTCTATATTTTTTTCATGTTTTCTATATATTTTGTTATTTATCCTTATATTGTGATTATCGATATATAATTTACAATATTAATATAAACTTAATCATAATTTTCATTTTAAATTTATTTAATTTTTTTAAAAATTTTTTATTTTGGCAAAAGTTTTCATATTTTGACTAATTATGCTATTATATCATTGTAATTTATTTTTACAAATTATAAATTTTGTATATTATTCTGAAAGGAGATTTTTCATGCCAAATCTAGATTTAAATTTAGAAAATTTATCAACTTTAAAATGGCCTCCTACTAGTAAAGAACTAGAAGAAGAAGGTTTTATTCAACGTGAAATTTCAAAAGAACCAACTACGCAAAGAGGCAAAAAAATAAAACAACGTCTTTTAGAAGCTCGTTGTATGCTAGACCCAGAATTCAGTATCTTATATACAGAAGAATGGAAAAAATCTGAAGGAGAACCACTTTTAATTCGTCGTGCTCGTTCATATAAATATGCTATTGAAAATATAACTCCCGTAATTTTACCTGATGAACTTATTACCATGCAAAAAACTAGATATATGCGTGGTGCTCCTGTTTATGTACAATATAGTCAAAAATTCTATCCCCATATGATATCTAATGCTGAGCATCCTGATGATGATGTTTATGATGTTGGAATGGGTGGAGGCCGTAAACACGAAGATGGTAAAGGCTTAATACAAATGGGTATATTCGGTATGAAAGAAGAAGATACCGCTCCTTTAATGGATTGTTGTAAATATTGGGATGGAAAATGTATTGAAGATGAGTCCTTAAAATTTTTAAAAGAAACTATGCCTGAATATGATGATTTAGATAATGCTTTTAAAGCTGTTCTATATCCTCCAAGTGTTATTTCTATTATGGAGGGTCGTTGGGTTCCAGCATATGATATAGCTGTTGAAAAAGGACTAGAAAGCGTTATTGAAGAATGTAAAAAAAATATAAAAAATACATTGCCAACAACTCGTGAAATTGCAGAAAAAGTAATATTTTGGAGAGCTACTATACTAGTATGTGAAGGTGTTATTAATTGGGCTAAAAATTATGCAAATAAAGCTCTTGATATGGCATCTAAAGAATCAGATTCTCAAAGAAAAAAAGAACTTCTAAAAATGGCAGAAGCATTAAATCACGTTCCTGCAAAACCTGCTAGAACTTTTTATGAAGGATTACAAGCTGCATGGACATCCCATATTGCCATCGCTTTAGATGGTCCTATAGTTGGATTATCTCCTGGACGTTGGGGACAATTACTTTACCCTCTTTACAAAAAAGATCTAGAAGAAGGTAAACTAACAAGAGGAGAAGCTCTAGAATTAATGGAACTTATAAGAGTAAAATTTTCAAGTGAAGAATATGTTTCTCCTCGTAGTTGGGAAGCATTAGCATCTGGAAATTTATTTCAACACATGGTAGTTGGTGGTGTAGATAGTAATGGTAAATGCTCTGATAATGAACTTGAAGAAATTATCTTAGAAGCTGGCACAAGTATGCAAACGATTCAACCTACCCTTGGAATTATGTTTAACTCAAAAACTAGTAATAAATTATTAATGAAGGCCGCTGAATGTACAAAAACAGGTTCTGGATACCCAGCTTGGTTTAATAATGAGAAATGCATTGAACATTTACTACAAAATCATAGAGAAGAAGGAATAACAATAGAAGATGCTCGAGATGTTGCCATTGGTGGTTGTGTTGAAATGCAAATGCAAGGTAATTGTCATGGTATATGCCATCCTGCATTCTTCAACGAAGTTAAATGTCTTGAAATAGTATTAAATGACGGAATAGATCCAAGAACAGGTATCCGTTGTTTCGAGTCCCTTGGAAAATTTCATACATTCCAAGATTTGTGGAATGCTTGGTGCAGGGTGGAAGAAAAATATTTAAAAGTATATATGCATTATTGGAATTATGTACTAGCTGTACATAGAGAAATCAATCCTCTTATAATGGGCTCTGTACTTGTTAAGGATTGCGTAAAAAAAGGTAAACCTCTTGACTCTAATGGTGCCCGTTATAATAAAACAGTCACATTATTAAATTCAGGTATGGTTAACGTAGCAAATTCTCTCGCAGCTATAAAAAGACTTGTATACGAGGATAAAAAATACTCTCTAGCAGAAATAAAAGAAGCTCTTCAGAATAATTTTGGATTTGAATCAGCTGATACAACTGGTAATTTTTCAATGTTAGAACAAAATCGCATTACCGATACTTATAAAAAACTTCATAGAGATTTATTAAATTCACCTAAATTTGGAAATGACGATGATTATGTTGATGATTTATTTGTTAAACTTTGGGATCACTATAATACAACATGTCTATCTGAAACAACTTATTTAGGACTGCAGTGGATACCTGCTGCACTATCCATATCTGCTCATGGTCCTTTTGGACGTGTATGTGGTGCAACCCCAGATGGAAGAGTGTCCGGCGTAAGTTTAACTGATGGTATTTTATCAGCAACTCCTGGTACAGATGTAAATGGACCTATTGCTTTATTAAATTCAGGAATTAAATTAGATTCTGTTAAAATGCGTAGTGTACAATTAAATATGAAACTTCATCCAGATGCCATTAAAAATCTAGATGGTTCTAAAAAATTAGTAGATTTAGTAAGAACATACTTTGAACAAGGTGGATATCATATTCAATTTAATATAGTTGATTCTAAAATGCTACGTGATGCTCAAAAAAATCCTGATAATTATAGAGATTTAATTGTTCGTGTTGCTGGTTTCAGTGCTTATTGGGTAGAACTTGCAAAACCAATTCAAGATGAAATAATCGCACGTACAGAATATAACTCAACAGGATTTTAATCTTTAATTTTAGGGGGGTACATATTCCCTCCTAATTATTAATTTGGAGGTAAAATACATGATAGAATTTAATAAAATAGGTACTGTCTTTGATATTCAAAGTTTTTCTCTTCATGATGGTCCAGGCATAAGAACCTTAATATTTTTAAAAGGCTGTCCCCTAAAGTGTCTTTGGTGTGCTAATCCAGAAGGTCAAAATTTATATCCTGAAATATTTTATGATTCAAACAACTGCTTAGGTTGTCTTGAATGTGTTAAAATTTGTAATATGAAATCTATATCTTATACTAAAGATTCTAACAATAATATCAATATTAAAATTGATAGAGATATTTGTTCTAAATGCAAAACTTATGAATGTACTAATGCCTGTTATAATAATGCACTCAAAGTTTCTGGAAAAAATATGAGTATAACAGAAATTATGAAAATAATAAAAAGAGATCTTCCTTATTACCGAAATGAAGGAGGAATAACTCTTTCTGGTGGAGATCCTACTACATTTCAAAGTTCATTTGCTTTAGAACTTTTAAAAGCATGTAAGGATGAATTTATAAATACCGCTATTGAAACTTCTATGAGCACTAGTACTGAAATTATAAAAGAATTTATACCCGTTACTGATATGTTTTTAGCAGATATAAAACACATGGACACTAATAAACATAAAAAGCTCACTGGAGTTTCTAATTCTCTTATACTAAAAAATATATCATTAGTATCTAAATATAAACCTATTCTTGTAAGAATACCAATAATACCAGGTTTCAATGATGATAATGAAAACATTATTTGTACAGCTAACTTTTGTAAATCTAACAATATATCAAAAATAAACATTTTACCATATCATAAACTTGGTGAATCAAAATATAGACAACTAAATATAGATTATAACCTTAATAATGTGTTAACACCTAATGCTGATAAAATGAATCATGTAAAGAATTTAATAGAAAATGTTGGTGTAACTTGTATTATATAATAAAGTGGAGTTATTAAAATATTATCTTAATAACTCCACTCTAATTTATTTATATTTTAAATTTAGAAACAGATTCTAATAATTTTTTAAAACTTTCTTTAGTAGCCTCAGATGTACTTAAAACCTCAAAAGCTTTATCTGAAGTATCTCCTATTCTTTGAGCTATATCTACAGTTCCATTAGCTCCCTCATTAGCTGCTACACTTATACTATTTATTACTTCTACAATATTTCTTATAGAATTTAATAGTCCTTCAGAAGTAACATCTAACTCTTTAGAAAATTTATTATAATATGATGCATCTTTGCTATATTCTTCACATGTAAATATCATTCTGTTATATGCATCTACAAGTCCATTTTCTATGAATTCTAATACTTCTTTTGAATTATTAGAAAGATTCTCTACAGAACTTACAACTTGATTAGTTATTTCTTGTATTTCAGTAACTGTTTGATTTGATTGTTCTGCAAGTTTTCTAATTTCTTCTGCAACTACAGCAAATCCTTTTCCTACTTCTCCAGCTCTTGCAGCTTCTATTGCTGCATTTAAAGCTAACAAGTTAGTTTGAGATGTTATTTCAAGTATTGCATCTGATAATATCCCTATCTTTTCAATTGATTTTGAATCATGTATAGCTTTTCTTAACTTATTATCCATATTACGCCTTATATCTATAGCATTTTTCTGAGAATCTAAAGCTTCATTTTTTATTTTTTCAGCTTTTTCTAATATAATATTAGCACTATTTGCCCCTTCTTTCGCTTTATTGGCAATTAAAGTTACATTTTGCTCTATCTCTTGAGATGTTGCAGTCATCTCTTG containing:
- a CDS encoding indoleacetate decarboxylase activase, with the translated sequence MIEFNKIGTVFDIQSFSLHDGPGIRTLIFLKGCPLKCLWCANPEGQNLYPEIFYDSNNCLGCLECVKICNMKSISYTKDSNNNINIKIDRDICSKCKTYECTNACYNNALKVSGKNMSITEIMKIIKRDLPYYRNEGGITLSGGDPTTFQSSFALELLKACKDEFINTAIETSMSTSTEIIKEFIPVTDMFLADIKHMDTNKHKKLTGVSNSLILKNISLVSKYKPILVRIPIIPGFNDDNENIICTANFCKSNNISKINILPYHKLGESKYRQLNIDYNLNNVLTPNADKMNHVKNLIENVGVTCII